The genomic window GCACGAGGGCAGCCGAGCTCTCCTCATCCCAAACTCGCAGCGCTCAGGCTGTACCTTGGCATCCCCCCTCCCGGGTGACAGCGAGATGTGCTGTGTCGGTGCGGAAGCCTGATTGCTCATTCCCCTCGCGCAGTCCCTAGGGAGAGGTGGGTGCTCTGGGGTGCTCCCTTGCCCGGGGAACAGGCGGCACCGCTATTCTGGAACCTTCCTGCGCATGCCAGCCCAGTGCCTGCATCCTAAAATCTGCCTGGCAAAAGCGCGCCCCTGGAAAGCGCCTGGTCTTCCCGACACACCAGCAATCAGAAGAGGGCTTTTTCATATACTGTATTTCCCAACGAAACCTTAAAGTAATGAATTGTGCTTTTGCTTGCTCCTTATGGGGTACATAGTGGCTAGAATGTGATGCCCCCTAAGTTTGGAGAaattttaactaaaaaaaacccgacaaaacccaaaacccaactGACACCAGAAACACACACCCCGACAACCGAGCTACAGCAGTGTCCTTTTCCCCGCAGCTGCTCTCAGGGACGCGTGTCCTGCAACCCCTAGTCGTACAGCCCCGACTGCGCCGCGCCCGCAGCAGGCTCCGCAtcgccccgcaccgccccgcACCGCAGCTGGCCGAGGCGGTGCGGGAAGGGCAGCTCGCCAAGGCGAGCATCCTCACCGGGCGGCAGCAGCCCGGCCCCGGGATCGGGGTTTTGTTAATGCCACTTCCCATCTTAAGGAGTTCTAGAAACTTTCCGGGAAGCGCCCGGGGCGAGCCAGGACTGCGCCCCCGGGCTGCCGTAGTGCaggtgcccggccccggccgagCATCCGCCCGCACCGGCACCGCGACCCCGGGGCGGGTGGGACGAGCGCTCCGCTCCGCATCCCGGCCGGCCGGACCGCCGGGGGTCCGCGGGGCCGCACCGCCGCCCCCCACGAAGTCCGCACCCCCGCCGCCGCCCACGCCCCCGGCCCCCCGAGCCCCGCAACAGGTACGCCCCGGGcgagcccccgcggccgccgcccccggcACCTTCccacggcggcggcggcggcagcagagCCGCTCCCCCGCCCCCcacggggaggggaggggatgggatgggatgggggggccggagccccgcgcccgccgcccgcgcACTCACCCCGCAGCAGCCCCGGCTCGGCACGGCTCGCCCACCTgccggggcccggcccggcgcggcacggcggcggcggcggcggcggcggcggcggctcgcAGCCTCCCGTACTGCAGGAGGCAGGcaggggcgggggcggcggggccgtaTATACCAGGCACCCCCGCCCCCGTTCGCGGGGAGGGGGGGACGGTCGGTGCGGGGGGGCGGTGCGGTGAGCGCGCGCGCGCGGCGACGGCGACGATCAGGTGACGGGGCAGCCCCCGACACTGCGGAGCCGGGCGGGACCCGCCGGGCGGCGGccgggggggcggcggcgggagcaCCGCGCCACGCCGTGCCGTGCCACGGGCGGGACGTGCGGGGCTCCGGAATGCCGCGGGAAGGGAGCGGCAGCGGATCGGGAGCGGCTCCGTTCTGGAGCGCCGGGTCCCCGGCACCCCTTCCCCACGCCCGCCCATCCCGGCCGGCCGGGAACCCCGTGCGCGGCATGGGCCGGCCGCACCGTCGGAGGTGCCGCTCCCGCGggggccctgccctgccctgcctcccccGGGGGTCGGTACCGACCGCTGGGTAGCGCCGCCGCAGTGAGCTCCCCGGTGGCGAAGGTAGCCGCGGCTCGGGAGAGCGTGGGGAGCGGGAGCCAGCGTGGCCAGGCCGCTCCGAAGTGGGCAGAGGGTTGTGCGGGGGGGCACGGCGGGAGGAGCCGCCTGTGTCCCCGCACCGCGCGCTCTGCTGGCCTGGGGACAGTGCCTGCGCTCCACGCCTATGGTGGGATGAGTTTCATTAAACACACTGACCCCGGGGTTTTCTGTTGAAAAAGCAGGATCGAGAAGGCTGCACGTTCTCGTTGAAAGGGGCTGTCAGCTTGCGGTAAGGGTGAGCTGACAGCTCGCTTTTACAGCGCGATGCTGGTGAACCTGCGCTTCTGAAGATGAGTGTTTGGTGCAGCCTTCTGCGGGGGAACACCCGCCCTGCCAGGGTCCTTgtctcctgcctgctgcccacgccgagagctggagaagcagcaggctTGGCTGGCACTGCTCCCCACCTCTGAAATCTGGTGCCTGGGAACACCGAGTTACTTAATTCAGGCTCCTGACCCTTCTTCTGGGCAacggggctgctgctcttcagTGTGGCATCTCACCACCCCCACCCCTCTGGAGAATACACCCGCACATTTCACcttgctgtggctgtgcctgcaTCCCGATTTTGTGTCAAACGAGACTTTCGGACAAACGAGAGCTGGGACGAACTTCTGGGAGCACCCACCTGCATCAGCAGGCACTGAAGCGCATAGCAGGGCTCAGCAAGCAGCTGCGGGCTGAGAGACACGTTCACAGCCCTCTGCTTCCAGGGGAAATTTTGTGTGtaaagcaggaaaaaaccccatgactCCCAAGCTGCACTCCCCTCTCCAAAAAACCCCTAATCACCAAACCATCCAAACTCTCTGTTTGCTCCTGTTTGCCAGACCAGGCAGTAgatgcccctgccctgctgacaTCTTGTCctaggtttttttgggggtccACTGATGTGAGGGGCAGGGGACAAGTCCCGAGTGAAGCCCCAGCTGTGCATTTACCTGTTCCATTCCCCGTGTTGCAGAGCTGTACCCACCCCACTTCCCTGGTTCCTCTTGCCTGTCTGCACgacacagcagggctggtgggCAGCCCCCCGCCCTGGGCAGGCacaccccagcccctctgctgcaATTTCCATGTCTCTGCAATCACTGTTAGCTGTAGAGCTTTATGTGCTCCCCGTCTTTGCAGGGTTTGATTGTCATGTGGCTCCTCCCTGCAAATGGCACGTTTTTAGGTGGTTCTCCTGGAGGGAAGTGCACTGGTGCAGAGCTGCCACTCCTGTGTAGGATTATATCCTTCTTGGGATCAGGGCCCTTTTGGTGCCATGAAATATGTCTAGACTGATGTGTATTCTTCAGATCAAATCCTTAGATCAAAACGTGTCTATTTCCATGgatgttttaaatttttgtggaaatatttttccaatgtttatattttattaatttcattgCTGCAACCTTTACTCATTTGTGCAGTCTCTGACAGAGAGGAAGCAGAGGTGTATGCTGGGTTGCACCTTTTTTCCCTGATGGAATAGGTACCCTTCACATTAGTGCATTAGCATCTTTTTCTCCCAGAAAACTCTTGAAGCTTTAACCTTGCAGCTTCCTGCCATGTAATCAAAAAGCtgtgtttttcctgctagaAATTTCTCATAGGAACTTGTCTCTCTGACATGATCCACTTACTGTTTTTTCCTTGTCAAGTGCAGGCTTgtttttcagtaaaaataaaagcaaagagctAATTCTGAAATCCTTAGTCAGACAAAGCTTGCACTGAAATCAAGGGGAGTCTTGTCTTGGTGTAAAGATTGCAGGTTGAGGATCAAAATCATTATAATAAAACATTGTCGCAGGAGCAACATCTCCCACTTCAAAAATAAACATCTTTGCTCCAGTTAGCTATTTATGTAGCTGCAGGAGACTATTGATTTAGGAAAGCTTTCTGGTGCACAGATGCTCTAAACCCTTAGCACTACTAAGAAACAGCAAAGCTCGGGAGGAGCAGGTTACAAAAGAAGTATAGAATAAAACTCTGCTTTTTTCTGCTCCTAGCAGTACTCAGGTTAAGCCTCAGCTCACCTTCACCTGAAACACCCCTTTGCCACATCTTTGCCTCATCCCAGGCTCAGatgttcccagccaggctgcacagccagtGGAATTAAACATTTGCCCATGGTGGGGAGACGGGtctgcagagctcagcaaaGGCACTGAAGAGCaagggctctgtccctgcttgAGTATGAGACACCTGTagcttcttcctccttgcctaaGAGACTCTTACAAGAGGCACTACAGAAGTTTTGGTAATTGTTCCAAAATAAGAACCAATCTACGAATCCATCCCTAGCACAGATCAAGAGGCGGGGCaggcagagagagagggggaaaacaTGCACAAGCAGCCTGAGTCAAACAGAGAATTTGTCATCATATTTGtataaatttcccaaatttccgtAGTAATGTAATCATCCCATTATACTTATGGTAGAAGAATACTTTCAGAGTCACTTTTGAATACATTAGGTTACATTacacaaaacagaaaattgaAAGTCTTTAAACAGTGCTATGAAGTGTTTCCAAAGAGTCTGCCTCTAATGCCAATGAATAGCAAAGCTGCAAATAGCAGAAGGAGTTGATTACATTTGAGTCTTGCAACTTACAATgcataaaattgcttttaaggTACATTTCTAGGAATTAGGCTGGTGACTTAAGTGGGAAAAGAGGTGGGCTAAAAACCTGTTAAAATGATTTCTGTGGGAGAAGATGGAGCCTCTCCCATTGCTTCTGCCATAGACTTTTCCTCACCAGGTGTGTAAAGAATTAAGGGCTTTGTTGAGTAATGGCCACCAGGAACCAGCCTGTTTGGCCCCACCCCAGTAGACATTGCTACTCTAACAAGAAGTAGATAAACTTGAGTCCACTAGCAAATTTTTTTCTCAAGGGAAGGCAAGAATGGTATTTCCGCACTAATGCAAACAGATGTTAACATAAAAGAAGCTGAAACAACAAATCACTCAGAGAAAATCTAAGTTGCTCAGCCTTTAATCTATTTAACATAAATAACTTCCATAACTACAGTGAATAGGGCAGTTGATCAGAAGTGCTAGTATGGAGGCTTGGAAGTCATGGTATGAAATCTATTCATCTTACATCCCACGTCTCAAAAAATGGCAATATCCGTGTCTGATGCTCTGGGAAATGCCAATGCCACATAACTCCATTTAGTGGCCTGTTTACGTAgatcccagctctctgctggaGTGAAAATGCTGTTTTGGCATAGTTGGAGGATACAAAAGTAAGTTGCATGCTCTGGATCTGTATGTCATCATTTAGCATCCTTTTAGGGGCAGATGTGGTAGTTCAGCCATCAGGCAACCCTCACGACATGTTCAGAGCTGCCTTCTGATTACCAGACACTTCAAGCTCCTCTCCAAAAAGCAGCAGGTGAACCCTGATTTATTTGCAGTACATCAGAACAGGGTAGGTGCTGTATTACCCCTGTCAGGAGCTGGCAAACCCCATTTACCCATTACAGTCCTGTGGGCTCTtctctctgagcagcagagctttACTTGAAAAGCCTTGAAAAGACACTTGTGGTTGTGTTGGGGGCATACTTTGTAGATCTGGTTTTATTCTTGCCCTGATCTGTGGGTACCATTGCCTTGCTCTCCTGTCAGCTGCCAGCCCTTTTCCCTGCAATAGAGAGATAATATTGCCTTGCTCTGCCATCTTTAGGACCTAGACACCAGTGACCACAAAATAATCATACACAAAATGGGGCTCTGAACTCAGCTGAGAGATCAAGGCCCAGCAAAAATGATTTGCCCATCTAGTGCCCACATGGGGCCACACTTGCAGTAATAGAAGTGCTAAAAGCAGCAGACTGCAGCTCAGACCTTCAGAGGCTTGCCAGTTTCCCATGGGGATTGGGGAAGAGACAGCTTCCttctctgcttccttccctCTACTCcagaaaggactttttttggacCCTTCTGCAGCACATGTGGGTCTGGCAACCCTCTATGGGACAGGACCTAGGGGAGATTTCCACACATGGCTACAAAGCTGCAGAGTGGCCCAGGGGACATCCCTTGTCATGTCCTTAGTCCTCTATCAGGGAATGATGGAGCTGGGCCATAGCAGGAggcataaaaaaattaatttattactgAAGGATGTCTGAGTTGAATTGACTGAATCTGGGGGGTCAATGCTCATCATTTGCAATGGGCCTGCCAATTCATATAACAGTAGAAAATGACCAGGGAGGATCACAGTTGCCACTATCACCTTGTAACCTTTCAATCTTGTAAAACTTTGGTTTAACAGATAGATTGCTTCTCGTGATTTCCTATACAGTGTTTGTAAGAAAGTCCTTTGTATGCCACCTGCCCTCCAAAATGCAAATCCCCCACTTAAGATGAGAGCAGTGGGCAGCCTGCAGACTACAGGTGACATAAACCGGAGTTCAGGAGCTCATGATGTCATAAAATGGAACACAAGCTGCAATGTTTGCATTTAAATTGAACTCTCTGAACAAATGCTTTGGAATTGTTCATAAACAAGGGGTTCCAGTAAAAATGTGACTAATGCCATTAGTCATCAGAAGTGGACCTTCTGCATTGCCACAGCCACCAGTGGCAGAGCTCCCCTCACCTTCAACAGGAGCAGGTTATGTTTCTAGGAGATTTACTGCCCTTGCCTAGCACATCAAAACCCTCAAGGTCCACAGTATGTGAAATGTAATGCTTAATAGCAGAAGAAGACTGCTTTGGAATACGAGGAAACTGATGTGAAAGGGGCAATAAAAGAGTGCATTAAATGATGATGCCTCTTTTGAAAGGAAATAGGAAATTCACAGGCATCTGGGGCCATTACCTTTCATATTCCAGCAATCAGGAAATTAACCTTTAACCCTTCTCTGTTGACCtactctcctttctctttttctgtcattcattctttttttcctaatgacTGGAGAAAATAGATACAGTCTATGATTTATGCTTCCAAAGGCTACAATCTGCCTCCTTCCTGTACCTTCCCAAGCACTTCAATGTCTGTGTTCACTCAACTCTAGAAAGAGTCAAAGCTTCACTCAGATTTACTTCCATGTCATACTTACCAACACCTGAATTGTTTAtgcttcatttatttcaaacccCGTGTTACCTAATTACCCCTGACCTAGGAATAAATCTCACCTCCATCTTTGCTGTCACCTGGAGGCAGGGAAAGCACTGGAGGTGTTGGGAGCCCTCTGCTTCAAGGAAAAGTTGGACCCTTTAGACTTGCACAGGGTGATGCTGCACAGGGAGAACATAGAAATACACCACGACCCTgttacaaaaccaaaatcaggagTAGGAGTCGCCTCTAACAATTTATCCCAAGGGAGAGGAATGACAAAATGAATGACTGTTTCACCCTCTGATCCCAGAGAGACCTGGCAGACACAGCATCAGATAATAGGTTTCAGAAAAAGTGTGACAACATCACTTTTAAGAACAGAAACGGTGACTATAAAGCCAACAAACAATGGTTACAACACTTCAGGGCTATGATGACTGCATGCAACATCTCTGAAATGCTGTGAGTTAGCAATATCAGCTTTATCAGG from Agelaius phoeniceus isolate bAgePho1 chromosome 1, bAgePho1.hap1, whole genome shotgun sequence includes these protein-coding regions:
- the LOC143693603 gene encoding uncharacterized protein LOC143693603 — protein: MEQRAVNVSLSPQLLAEPCYALQCLLMQVGAPRSSSQLSFVRKSRLTQNRDAGTATARRGAQALSPGQQSARCGDTGGSSRRAPPHNPLPTSERPGHAGSRSPRSPEPRLPSPPGSSLRRRYPAVGTDPRGRQGRAGPPRERHLRRCGRPMPRTGFPAGRDGRAWGRGAGDPALQNGAAPDPLPLPSRGIPEPRTSRPWHGTAWRGAPAAAPPAAARRVPPGSAVSGAAPSPDRRRRRARALTAPPPRTDRPPLPANGGGGAWYIRPRRPRPCLPPAVREAASRRRRRRRRRRAAPGRAPAGGRAVPSRGCCGVFNMAAADTATFLHAAPCNVSRRRRRWTAEEKDRAQRSPGAGSLARGPLRCCAAAGVVNQAVTSRRTATSQHQGRTAPRFHCRLEKSSVSCGRARDVEHLLAASTQAQTCKGNQVLNSYLGTSLPLKSEIEVRPLNISVGLAPKPCIAVQCRASAGTGQHCQQHGHCLFTCHMNIKEQEAFIKLWKTVKKTPLHAPCVVLPDSHICGPCL